The Panicum virgatum strain AP13 chromosome 5K, P.virgatum_v5, whole genome shotgun sequence genome has a window encoding:
- the LOC120709431 gene encoding glycine-rich cell wall structural protein-like has translation MANKLASSMGSLRAMVLLLLVTFVVWAASTDAARREPVAWRPGMIGAEDCDNKHGKGGGGGAGAGTGAGIGGGAGGGMGGGVGGGAGGELGGDVGAGGGAGGGMGGGGGFGGGGGVGGGVGFGGGAGGGGGIGGGGGLGGGGGGGVGAGAGGGGGLGDGSGLGGGVGAGGGGGFGGGGGVGAAGGFGVGGGAGFGVGAGAGGGLSGSGGSGLGSGGGGGLGGGGGLGGGAGGGFGAGGGSGGGLGDGAGAGGGMGGGGGFGGGGGGVGGGAGGGMGFGGGKSGGAGVGAGGGGGFGVGAGAGGGMGGGFGAGGGADGGLGGGGGMGGGGAGGGFGGGAGGGFGGGMGGGAGGGHGAGAGGGAGGRFGASAGGGMGGGHGAGGGGGMGGGLAVGHGAGTGGGSGGGHMGGGSSISNGRSTRAFLLN, from the coding sequence ATGGCTAATAAGCTGGCTTCTTCCATGGGAAGCCTGCGAGcgatggtgctgctgctgctggtgaccTTCGTCGTGTGGGCAGCCAGCACCGATGCAGCACGGCGTGAGCCTGTGGCGTGGAGGCCCGGCATGATCGGTGCCGAGGATTGTGATAATAAGCATGGtaagggtggtggtggcggtgctggaGCTGGGACCGGAGCCGGCATTGGAGGAGGTGCTGGTGGTGGAATGGGTGGTGGTGTTGgaggtggtgctggtggtgaaCTGGGAGGTGATGTGGGTGCAGGAggtggagcaggaggaggaatgggcggtggtggcgggtttggaggaggaggtggtgtagGCGGTGGTGTTGGGTTTGGAGGCGgggcaggtggcggcggcggtattGGTGGTGGCGGGGGactcggaggcggaggcggaggcggggtaGGTGCAGGAgcaggtggtggaggtggtcTTGGTGATGGCAGCGGGCTTGGAGGCGGAGttggagctggcggcggcggcggatttgGTGGTGGCGGGGGAGTAGGAGCCGCCGGAGGATTCGGAGTGGGTGGTGGCGCTGGTTTTGGAGTAGGAGCTGGTGCAGGAGGCGGACttagtggtagtggtggttcggGACTTGgaagcggtggaggaggaggacttggtggcggcggtggattAGGAGGTGGTGCTGGCGGTGGGTTCGGTGCTGGAGGTGGCTCTGGAGGCGGTCTCGGtgatggagctggagctggcggTGGGatgggcggcggtggaggctttggaggaggaggtggtggtgttggtggcggcgcaggtggAGGAATGGGTTTCGGTGGTGGgaagagcggcggcgccggagttgGCGCGGGAGGTGGTGGCGGGTTCGGTGTCGGAGCTGGAGCAGGCGGAGGCATGGGTGGCGGCTTCGGCGCCGGAGGTGGCGCAGACGGCGGActtggtggaggaggaggtatgggcggtggcggcgctggtggaggGTTCGGTGGTGGCGCGGGAGGTGGGTTCGGCggaggcatgggcggcggcgccggaggtggGCACGGAGcaggtgccggcggcggtgcgggaggCAGGTTTGGCGCAAGTGCCGGTGGTGGCATGGGAGGCGGgcacggcgcaggcggcggcggaggcatgggcggcggcttgGCGGTCGGGCACGGAGCCGGCACCGGCggtggaagcggcggcggccatatGGGTGGCGGGAGCAGCATTAGCAATGGCAGATCGACACGAGCGTTTCTTCTCAACTGA
- the LOC120705798 gene encoding FCS-Like Zinc finger 10-like: MLRRMVSDPAPDSSGGGEARPRAGAALFAVPRLFVGFAAKRPSDGESSRSPTSPLDPKALLLPSPRSPRTWGAPGLVDALAGDATNCLLSPRLRLKSYSSLPKDCGSGGCYSHPELGKTMSCPAPDTAAAAGMSVPCSRFHHGDLKSGPEATPSDGAHLSNGKRHSFDLGKLPGSLPASIAAGAPRFIGSVSASEIEQSEDYTRIIARGPNPKTTHIFGDCILEPHTVGNGDEAAMEVEERAAGCYFVVKRAAGLAPAAEDFLSSCFTCKKKLEGNDIYIYRGEKAFCSAICRDQEIQLEEEAENNTASISPRSSCSSIHEDIFMAGMTVTT; the protein is encoded by the exons atgcTGCGGAGGATGGTGTCCGACCCGGCCCCGGACTCCTCTGGCGGCGGGGAGGCCaggccccgcgccggcgccgcgctctTCGCCGTGCCGCGGCTCTTCGTCGGGTTCGCCGCCAAGCGCCCGTCCGACGGCGAGTCGTCGAGGAGCCCGACGTCGCCGCTCGACCCCAAGGCGCTGCTGCTCccgtcgccgcgctcgccgaggACTTGGGGCGCCCCGGGCCTCGTAGacgccctcgccggcgacgccaccaactgcctcctcagCCCGCGCCTGCGGCTCAAATCGTACAGCTCCCTGCCCAAAGactgcggcagcggcggctgctATTCGCACCCTGAGCTCGGCAAGACGATGTCTTGCCCCGCCCCGGacaccgcggccgccgccggcatgtCGGTGCCGTGCAGCAGGTTCCACCACGGGGATCTGAAGTCTGGTCCTGAGGCCACCCCGTCGGATGGCGCTCACCTCAGCAACGGCAAGCGGCACTCGTTCGATCTCGGCAAGCTCCCGGGCTCGCTGCCGGcgtccatcgccgccggcgccccgcgCTTCATCGGCTCGGTCTCGGCGAGCGAGATCGAGCAGTCGGAGGACTACACCCGCATCATCGCGCGCGGCCCGAACCCGAAGACGACGCACATCTTCGGCGACTGCATCTTGGAGCCGCACACAGTTGGGAACGGCGACGAGGCCGCCATGGAGGTGGAGGAACGAGCTGCCGGGTGCTACTTCGTGGTCAAGCGCGCCGCGGGGCTCGCCCCGGCGGCCGAGGACTTCCTGAGCTCCTGCTTCACTTGCAAGAAGAAGCTGGAAGGCAATGACATCTACATTTACCG TGGCGAGAAGGCCTTCTGCAGCGCCATTTGCCGGGACCAAGAGATCCAGCTTGAAGAGGAGGCCGAGAACAACACGGCGAGCATCTCCCcccgctcctcctgctcctccatcCACGAGGACATCTTCATGGCCGGCATGACCGTCACGACGTGA